The genomic DNA ATGAGATATATGGACATCTGCCACCATCCTCTCTGGCCTTGGAAAAGTTGCTGGGATGACTGCCAGTCTGGCTATTGCATACATCATCTTGTTGCAGATGGAAAGCAGACTCGCTGGGTTGTTCATGTGGTGTACATCAGCAGCTGGTACTGTCAGGATGATGTCCTCTGTggccagctcagcccaggggGCCGGGTAATGACAGATGGTTGACTGCCAGGCAGAGACGTCGGTTTCCCCTAATTCAGCATTCAGGTGAAAAAAGGTAGGCAATTTAGAAAGAAGTTTTAAGTGTGACTAGAGAGGAGAATCACTACATAGCTAAAACTCTCTGCATAGCCTCAGAAACAAGTTAATCTAGACATAACTGGACTTTACTGAATCAGGGGGAGAACCTGAGATTCTGGTGAGGGGTCCAGTCATCTTTGGTGACCGTATGTCTACTGTCACTGCAAGGGGTTGATGACATTGATTTTTGAATATCAAGCCACCTTGAAGGTGTCTCAGAAATGCTTATACTGGCAACATGGACAGAGATTAATTCCTAAATGCAAGTCCTACCAATATACTTTCTGCACTGAGAAATACAAAGCTTTATGCAAAGGCTTTCCTGGGGCATTATTTATTCTGAGGTCTTTTCCATGCATGACCacaaaaaaccaggaaaatgtaGGCAAGCAATcaatacagaaatacttctttacTCCCCTGCCTGTAGTTAGGTTTTGGAACTGCTTACCAAACCAGAAGAATGGAGCCTGCACCGCTGCTTTAACTGTGACTGATATTTGACCTAATGTTCTCTCCTTTGGCACTATGCCATATATGAGGCCACCCCACAGACTAGAGACTTCCATGGAGTTTTTTTCAACTTATAACTAACTTCTTTACCACCAAGGGAGGCTGCTGCAGGTCTGCAGCATAGCTGAGGACATCAGTGTGACAGCTAATCTGCACCTGGTGGGGACCAATGGTCACCAAAAGGCACTGCAACTTGGTCAGGCTTGAGTAGCTCCACTCCAAATTCGGTGTGTTCTGTAGCTGCCATAGTCTCTCGTCTCAGCAGGGAAAGACAACAGTATACTACCATATGGAACATCATTCTTCATGTCGGCACAGGCATCAATCAGATGAAAGAGGCATGAAAGAATTCAAGGGCAGACTTAAGCCCCatgaagaataaaatggaaatgctggaTCAACtgtcaaagaaaagcagaattctctTTCTACAGCTCTGTTTGAAAGGAGGGATTTCATTGGTTTTGAAGAAATTTCGAAGTTGGTTGGCCCCAGTTTTAGCACCCTTACTTACCATCACAGCtaccacagctgtgctgctatGAATGGATCAGCACCAAGGTGAAAAGCAGAGCACGAGCAGAGATTGTCCTGATATAAAATGagtgagaagaaaggaaggtggTGAAGGGGATAATGTCCCCATTTATAATTCACCTGTGTTCCATGCGCTCTCTGAAACACTGTAATGCTCCCATGGGCCAGCCATCAGTGACTGAAGAAGTCCCTGGTTTCCAGACTAGTTATTCCCAGTTCTTCctaaatttttatatatatatatatatataaatgtacatatttttaaatataaaataggaCAATTATCTGCCTAAATAATTGTCCTATTGTcccttcaaagagaaaaaacaactcACCCTGCTATGCGATAATACTGTCTGGACAACTACCTCTACAGTAGTGTTTAACCCTTTCCACTTACAATAATGTAAGGACTGGTTTCAGAGTCAAGATATAAGccccacaaaaatattttttgatagTGTGAGTGTTTGTCCTTATGACAAAGGTaataaaacttgaaagaaaacagcttggAGGCCTTGAAATGAGGCAGGATGATAGCAGAAGATAGCAAGGTGGGGCAAGTGAGATATTTTTACAGTGGGCAGAAAGATCTATTAGTCTCCTCCACATAGACAACAttcaattttattatttctcatcCTATTTAATGTCAATACAGGGATTATTCTGTTAATCTTGAAAGCAACAGTATAGGTATTTGTCTTGTTTGACCTCTGCCCTCTCTAGGGGAATGGAGTAGAGCACAGAGGTGGTATGAGACCAATGTGAGATGACCACAGTACGGACCAGATGAAAATCAGAGGTGTGTCCATTACAGCTGTATAGGGCAGTCATTTTTTTAGGACAGAAGTGAGTGTAACTTGAGAAATGTAGAAAGATGTTTATGATAGGAGAAACTTGGGGAGAAATTGTGACTTAGTAAGGCCAAGACAAACTtcaaagaaatgagaacagaaacaaagaaagttCTTCTGACTGTAAtgagaaacaaaggcaaatgttCACCTCCAGGTTAGctacaacagcagaagcaggaaaatgcagAGTGACTACTCTTCTGGGAGGAACAGAAAGCCCAGTGCTTCTCCATGCTTCAGGATCTTAGAAAGAATCACAAGCATTATCAAATAGAAACACGTAAGTCGTATGATAGCCTTCAAGTTACAGGTAAAATCCAGCAGCTTCAATTCTAATCCtaataaactaattttctgAGGCTTTCACCTTTGTGCTGAATCCTTCCCCATCTGACCAACAGCTAACTCTGAATCTTCTTTGAAAAGTTACAATTCTTAACGATTTATAGGGAATTgagaaaatgcaaggaaattTCAGACTAAACTATCAAGATAACCCTGCCCAACTGTCACATCATAAAAGTTAGTTCAGTTGGATAAGCTTGGCATCAAGGTGAcctttctgttaaattttatttaaaaacaaaaacccaacaaatatCAGAAGTgatgtttgtttctgaaaagaatgGAGGACAATCTCCAAAATCTGTGATTTTATAtgtccattttatttttattttgtccaaCTAGAAACACTCCATAACAGTgtggcattttttctttccagagaagCTCTCCTCAAGCAAGACAAAATACCCAGCTTCATGCAATAACATCTTCAGGTAATGTCATTGCACCTGAATTTGCACCTGAATTTGACAAAGAGCAGTAGTGGTACTTTATATTGAGCAATAAGTTAAATCACTTCCTCTGGAAACATTTATGTATGAGCCATGTGTCTGGTCAACTCCTCTACTGCAAAATCAAAAATTTATTCATCATCTGACCAAAATTGTACCCAACAGAAGATCAAATGATTAATATACCAGCACCCATTATAAGACTGAGGCATTTCTGACTACACGGTGAGCATGCAATCTGGGacaggaaggaagcagagagatTTAGACTATTATATTTATAGAGTACTCCGGGCAGCCTGATTCCATTCCATAGTTTTGGTGCtgctgaagaaggaaagagaaaaatatgccCTACCTTAATTTCTTCCATTGATCTGAACAGTTACAGTTGGAGAAGTAGTCATTTCTGGAAGATTTTTGTTGGGAGCACATATTCATTTCTATACATCAAGGAAGTTGTCATAGAGCTCTGCAATGTTGATTAAAACCATTTCCAGAGCTGCCTTTGACTGGGCTGTCAGCACTGACCCTGGAAAAGTACTAGGTTAGTCATCTCCTCCTGGACAGAGCAGACAGCTAGGGAGGTCTGAGCTGGAATCCTCAGGAACACTGTTGAGGCCTGTGCTAATTTCTTGAGCCAGGAGGAAGGTGGCTTCagagcttctttctttttgtggttttcccAAAATTGGGAGAGTGCCTTGCAGAAGTGGTACTGTGAGAAAACCTCATCGGGATGTGAGACTGGCTGACTTGATGCTAGTGTGTTATTGCCTAAGATACCACCTCCAAAATGTTGTAGTATTTTGTTCCCATGCATCCCAGCAATGGCACTCTCAACAGCATTCCCTGCTGTTCCCAGGACCATGCCTGTTCTCCAACCAGCAGACCACCACCCCTTGGAGAAAAGACATGAATCTTCACCTTCTCACCACTGCAGGCTTTGCAGCAGTACACACTCAGGTTTTCCTTAAGATCTGTTAGTTTGCAAGGGAACTTCTCCTGGCttaggagagagaaaaagtcCTGTAGATGACCACAACTTGTCCTCCCTTCCCAGCATCAAGCCAATCAATGACATTGAGGATAAAGGTGTTAATCGCTGATACCTGGAAAAAGTTTTCACAAGTGAGTACCACAACATGGCCCCTGCCACAGTGTGCAGCTGCAAGGAATGCCTGGTGGGAGGCATTCATAGCAATGGGAAACACTAATGCACAATGGATGAGTAGGTGGGAGGAGACACTGCCGTAttcagttttgcatttggtAACTCCCTTCAaaaggaattcttttttttttttctttttttttttttttcacccaatTCAtgtctggaaaagcaaaagaaatcctTGTCATCCAGACTTGATTTATAAGTGCTGAAAGCTGTACTCATCTTTGCCCTGTTAGTAGTGAAACACTCCTTGTTTCAAGAAGTTATCAAGGCAAATATAGTAACCTCTGTCAAAAGAGGCTTGAAAGTTAACCCAACAGATATCACCAAGTGGCAGCAATGTTAAAATTATAGGGATCACCAGCTTTCCTTAAGCATGGTATCAATGGAATTCCAGGCAAGAATGGTGCTGTGTCTTTGTGACTCATGtcatatttttctgcagtgggCTAAGACGCTACTACCCACAGAGGGTGGCTCTGTCCTTTACAAGAAGTTGTTGTCCCCAGGGCACAGAATCCATAAGAGATGAGCCAAGCACTTCCTAATCCTTTCCAATGCAAAGGCAGGCATGCACCTCAAAACATTCACAGCAATAGCTTCAACTAATCCActtgattttgctttcagaaagtcTAGAGGCTCTGACACTCTTCTAACAATTCAGCTTTAAGGTGGTGAcctccagcacagagcaaatGGAAACCAGGTAGCAAAACGTTAAAACTATGGTAgttttttgcaaagctgcagagTCATCTGCTCTCTTGCTATTCTCTTTACCACAGGCTTCAGTAGAAACTTTAGCCTTCgttgcctgcctgcctccccatCCTGGGATATAAGGATAATTTTCTCCATCATAATAGTGGTTAAACACTGAAGAGATGTCAAGACAGGTTGTGGAATCTCTGTCCCTGGAGATATTCAGTACCTGACTAGGCAAAGCCCtaagcaacctgctctaggtggccctgctttgagcagacATGGGAGCAActgacctccagaggtcccttccaacctcagctatTCCATGATTCAGTTTTCCATCAGCATGTTCCAAATGTATTGGCAGTGCAGAAcatgtgaaaaattaatgtgaagACAATGGCTTATtgcctcagcagagctgcctcctgAGCACAGTCTTATCATGACATGGTCTATTATCCTTGTCTGAACATAGCTCTGAGACAGAGATGAAGCTGTAATATATTCTTCCTCATGTAGCAGTATAAGGTCCAATTACAGAACTTCAAATTCCCACCCTATTTATCAGAAATTCCCTGAAGAATTATCATCACTTTCAAGAACTTCtgatgagaaaagaaattgcCTTACTCTAATAGTCTAAGGTTACCTGCCTAATCGATGAAGGGCAGGTGgtggatgtagtttttctggattttagtaaggcttttgatacggtccctcacagcatccttctggacaagttcTACAGCTGTGAGATGAACAGGTCCACAGTGCGCTGGATGAAGGCTCAAGGGtagagctcagagggttgtgctgAATGGGGCTACCTctggctggtggccagtcactAGCCAAGTCCTTCAGGGGTCCATTCTAGAGCCAATtctcttcaatatttttatcaatgatctggtTGCAGGAGTTGACATTAGCCAGTTTGCTGAAGATGctaaactgggaggtgctgctgACTCTCTGGAGGGACAAGaagccttgcagagggatctggataCATTGCAGCATTGGGCGATCATCCATggcatgaaatttaacaagaaaaaattctggattctgcacctgggatgaAGTAACGCTGAGCACAAGGATAAggtgggagaggagtggctggagcgcagccctgcagaaggacctgggggtgctggccggcagcaggctcagcgtgaggcagcagggtgccctggcagccaggggggcaaacagcaccctggggtgcatcaaacagCATCACCAGCCGGGCAAGAGAGGTGACTGTCCCGCTGTGTTCAGCGTTGGTGCGGCCTCACCTCAAGTGGTGTGTGCAGTCCGgggccccacaatttaagaaggatgtgcAGGTCCTGGActgcatccagaggagggcaacgaagctggtggaagggctggaaagaatgtcctgtgaggagcggccAAGGACTCtgggtttgtctagtttggagaaaaggaggctgaggggtgagCTCCTTGCTCTCTACggcttcctgaggaggggaagtggagagggcAGTGatggtctcttctccctgggatccagtgacaggatgCGTGGGAATGGTCcaaagctgtgtcaggggaggttcagactggacattaggaagcatttctttaccgagagggtggtcagacactgcAACAGCTTCCTAGAGGGGTGGTCGATGCCCCACGCCTGTCGGTGtttcagaggcatttggacaagGCCCTTACTTTACTTTTGgacatgctttaacttttggtcagccctgaggtgatcaggcagttggactagatgatcccTTCCAGTTGGaactattctgttctattctattcgCAGCACTGGGCAGGAAAGGATCACCTGTGCTGAGTCTAGTTGTCCCCCCTATCAGACATTTATGCAATATACAATCTACTGGGGAATGCACAGCTAGATCATGGACCCTCTGTGCACAGAACCCAAGACTCATGGATCCGCACAGTGTCTACCCCAGGTTCCCAGGGACTTTGAAATGCACCCTGAGGTGCAACAACACCCTGTAACAAAGCTAAGAACTATGCTTAGTTTTAATGCCTTAAAGTTTACACCACGCCACAGGAAATTTGCAGGAAAGATAAAGGTCATCTTTTGTGTCCCAGGTCCTGCATCAAGAAGGATTTAAATACCTCAGGAAGTGGCCCCATAGCTGTGCTGTTGAcatagtggggaaaaaatactgtgtgtGTCATTGCTTTGCAGATCAGACCCAACCAGAAGTTTCTTCCAGAACAGTCATCTGTTGAACATTTTAACATGGAGCACATGAGCCAAACTACTTGGTAGTTTCTCAATAATCTATAGCAGCACCTTCAGCTCCTGCATATCCATCTCTATTCATGGTCATTTCTTTAGGGGGACAGGGAGAAGagatatttttcattccagCAGGCTAATAGCAGCAAACCCAAGGCAGAATAAACACTATATACAATCTAAAGAcagcacaaatatttaaatactcaCTGGGTGATCAGAAGTATCCTTGACATTCCTTTGGACACTGAGAAAGTGCCAGTCTCTCCCTCACTGCCTATGAAATATATGCCAGCCACGCTGGTCACCTGGTTCCCAGGGAACTCCAACAGCACCTTCTCCTTGCCATGTTGACTAGCCCAGTGCCAGGCCTGGCCTCCAACCAGcagccctcccccccccgccacaAAGCCAACCAGGTCTTTCGCCCGCGCGCTGCCATAGGCGTCCATACAGTACACCCCCAGCGAGGGGCTGAGCTCTGCCCCCGCCTGCACTGCGgtgccagccctgagcagcagctgggagagggaatCCAGATGAGGATGGACCCCAACCAGGGCCTCGGGGGAAGGCTTGAGCCACTCCACAGCATTTCTGAGGAACTGGGAGAACTTGGAGTCCTTCAAGATTCCTTCATGGGAAACAACCACCATCCGGCCCTTCCCATAACAATATTCTGCAATTAGCCCATTGGTACTCACCAGCAACGGGAAGGCTTCATCTCCAGTAAGCAACAGCTCATATGGATGATAGTTTGTTGTGAACTCAGATGAATTAACATCTTCCACCAGAgaggcacaggctgctgtggAATCCATCTGATATACCTCTTGTTAATGAGtactgaaagagaaaggaagggaagcaCTGCTTAGGTTAGAAGCcacatttgaaatgtttaacaTATTTAAGCTATTGAGATATATACCAGCTATGCTATTCTACAGTCCCATGAGGAACCTCTGTCCCCAAGTGGTGCACAAATATACGGCCCAGGAGTAACGTGAGTCAGGAAAATACGACAGGAAGGAGGGAACATTACATGGCTACTAGTCCCACAATAAGCCCAACAGACATGTTAGGAAATGTACATTGAAGACACAATTCCAGTTAAGCCTTTCTATATTCTTCTGCCTGTGAGTGTCTGAATAGGTATGAAACTGCTTTACAACACTGACATGTCTGGAGCTGTACAACAACCccaataattttttaattagataaaATGTAGATTTCAGATTACTAGGTCTAGCCACAAGCTATTGTGCTTCCACGGCTCAGTTTTAAGAGGAAGTCTGGCATCTCAGAGAGGCAAAGGCCTTCAGTTATCTCTAAGAGTGTAGGACATAGTGTTCACCTGTCTGGCAGAGGTGGAAGCAGTGGCTCTCACGCCATTGTACACCTGCTGGCAGAATGCGTTGCATTCAATGAAAATTATATAGACTTAAAGGAACATGCCTTATATACAGAGTAAAGAATTTCTTGTTGGTCTCATTAGTGCCTTGACAGGGTGTCACATTAAGAAGGGGGGTTTCCTCAAACCCTTTGTGTTAGATCAGCCTGTCCGTTTCCCAGGAGAGATGAGACCCTTgtgcctgcccagcctgcccgcTGCCTGCGCTGTGACAGCCCGCTGTATCGGAGGGGATGTGACCAACCTATTCAGGGACTCCCGCTGACAGCGTCACTCAGTCAAATCCCTTACAACAATGACTCAAACCTCCAGAGACCTGTACAAAATGAACgtcagctgaagatttttattgCAAGTTTGTGACAGAGTAAGGTTTGAAGATTGCCAGTGATGacacactgactgcaaaacaagcttaGAACGATTCACCTAATAACAGCTAGCATGAGttagtaaaaaaattaagttcttACCCAGCAGGcgtccctatgggggagaagacaggttcagcctgccaactgatcccagaagttacaatggagtcttccctaacttctgCCCTCAGTTGCCCACTTTTACACTTCATAGTACATTGTGTATTCATTATCATACACACAactggttacaagtttctcacttccAATATAAATTAGTAcacatcctcagatagcactatGGAAGTTTTTCGCTAACTCCACATGCTCTCCAGgtggggttttgccctcttttgggGGGGCTATTTGAGTCAGAGGTCatgatctcccactaccacaattacctttgtcctactttcaactaaGTTTCTGTTGATGTATGGGGGTCATgacaccttatcagcttgtcaGCCAGAACTTACAGCTTTAGAGGGTGGGTCAGCTTCACCTAACCTTGTGACACTAAATCAGAGTGTGGTATTTTGGGAGTTTAGGCAATAATTTCCCCCCTTTAgatttatttcagtccagggccagtccattttctttacatttaggtGAAGTTTGAGTGACACATTTTTGCTACTGATTGGTATCATGTACCCAGTGAAGTGTTAGTACCCTGGAGGCGGctaactttgggatggaggcGTGCATTAGTATTACAATGACATTATTTCATTTAAGGAAAGCAATTTTGCCACAATGGTCAGATCAGCAGCAGACACCATCTCATAGATTCTTTATATGACAActgctatgcagcttatcagaCCACCAGGTCTCCTTTCCTGCAGGGAAAGGCTCCTTttcctgcagagcctggctgaggCGTTTCCAGTCTGCTCCACCCTCCGTTACTCCTGCCAGCACATGCTGAGGTGGCAGGGTGTGCTGCTTAGGGAGCCGTGGTAAAGTagattccatgcatgccaaccatcctgaaagtgATAGCTctattttaccctaaaaagctttctgtaataccaCACTTCTGTTAGGTCCCGATTATCTCTAATACCcccccaaagtaattttcccacacaGGGTAATTACaacaaggcaaaaatatttatccagTTAAATTGATAACTAACATATATAATACAAATTATTCCACTATTGCTAAATCCCAGTAATGATCCAGTTAAAACTGATATACATAGGTTCTCCAGTATCTAACCATTTCCCCAGTGCTGGGTCCTGATGTGCAGTTGTGCTAGTCTTTTCTCAGAAGAGATGGTTTGCGGGGAGCCGTTAATATCCTGAGTTCTTTGCTGGGAAGAATTCaatgaaagaaaggagaaggctCTTCCTCCTTGATCTTAGGTCCTCTTGGAGTTATTTTTATACTTGTCAAACAACCCATTTCTCACTGGCCCATGGGTCAGTTACATGATGACTACTTAGTAATGTTAGACCTCTACCATATCGGATAAATATGCAGAATCATTGTTAAGCTATAGGAGACAGGCCTCCCAAGTCTTTCCTGACACTTAGAAATTTCTGAAGTTATAACTAAAAGAGACCTGTGGCCACACAAGACACTGGTGAGTCTTGAGCTATTAAATTAGTACGAGGCCTGTGAATTGCCTCTAGCAATAGCAACAATGCATTtactgggcaacctgttccagaaCATAATGTATGGGGTGCTGAAGAATTAGACAGACTCATGCTTTTGCAAGGCTGTGTGTTTAGGGGCATGTCTTCTGGCATAAGCAGCTCAGTCCCCTTGCCTCCCCACCCATCTACCCGACCGTTAGGATAGATAACTGCATGCATTCATGACCAGCATTGTCTTCTCTCGGGCTACACTGGTGCAGCAGGTTTCACATATCTCCACCTGTCCAGACAGGAAAATTACCCAGTAGGGTAAAGCTGTGTTAACAGAATCTTTTTTAATCCGATCCTGCACTGGGTGCCACCTCCTTACATAAGGTGACCTAGTGACACGCTGGGTGCCTTCCTGTATCAGCAAGGGAACAGGGCAGAGACGTAGAGATGTGACCCATGGGGAGCAGAGGTAGGGTGCCCCTTCGCATCTGCCCCAGGCTGGAGTGAACGGAAACTCTAGCCATTTAATATTTGCTTCCTATAGCTTCAGTGAAGTGACTAGCTGATCTAAACCCATTTCCCTCAGAGCTGAGAACACCTTGTCAAAATAGCCACCACAGATAGTTTTCTCCTGGTAGTTGGGACTCCATGTTGGGAGTCCTGGGTGCACCAAAAAGCCTTAATGGCCTTTAATGGCCAACCTTGCCTCCACCCGCTCCCCCTGCCCATAGGACCAGGGGCTCCATTCCAGCTCGGCACTGGGCCTCCAGGTGTCGGCGTGCCTGTCTCTAGGGCTGCCTCCGGCCCTGCTCTCAGAGATGTGCTGTAGGTAGCTTTTCTCCAGGATGGGCCCCGCAGGCATATGTTCTAGCTTGTCTCCTGTCCAGCCTCTGACCCCCTCTCCTTCTGCTCCTGATGGGACTGTCTGGAGAGACCATGGACCCAGCCCATGGCTTGCCTCGCCTGGGACTGCTCGGGGACTCTGTaccagcaccctgctctgcctccgGCGTTCGCGCCCCATGGGGCTGTGCCCGGTCCGTGAGGGCACTGCCGGTGCTGCCACCCCCTCAGCTCCAAGCTCGCTTTCTGCCACGAGCAGCTGTcacctgctgctccctcccagtgagcagctccagcctggcagtgccagggaacccctcacccccccagcacacagcaaaggGTGGGTGGCAGACGGCCGTTCAGGCAAGGGACAGGGTCTTCCTC from Falco rusticolus isolate bFalRus1 chromosome 5, bFalRus1.pri, whole genome shotgun sequence includes the following:
- the LOC119148986 gene encoding LOW QUALITY PROTEIN: TRPM8 channel-associated factor 2-like (The sequence of the model RefSeq protein was modified relative to this genomic sequence to represent the inferred CDS: deleted 1 base in 1 codon; substituted 1 base at 1 genomic stop codon), with the protein product MDSTAACASLVEDVNSSEFTTNYHPYELLLTGDEAFPLLVSTNGLIAEYCYGKGRMVVVSHEGILKDSKFSQFLRNAVEWLKPSPEALVGVHPHLDSLSQLLLRAGTAVQAGAELSPSLGVYCMDAYGSARAKDLVGFVAGGGGLLVGGQAWHWASQHGKEKVLLEFPGNQVTSVAGIYFIGSEGETGTFSVSKGMSRILLITHSTAVVAVMVQISCHTDVLSYAADLQQPPLVVKKLVISXKKLMEVSSLWGGLIYGIVPKERTLGQISVTVKAAVQAPFFWFGETDVSAWQSTICHYPAPWAELATEDIILTVPAADVHHMNNPASLLSICNKMMYAIARLAVIPATFPRPERMVADVHISHGWMHAGNPVMHHLKSVTEVVGVRSLEANGLWGAIHELGHNQQQSEQFSPHASKATCSLWSVYMNKTVLGIPKDKAHNALALELRKKIRDYLENGSQLKYWEVFTALETYLQVQEAFDWEALIKYFEYQNMSELPDDNDLKMNLWAETFFHLVKKNLTPFFKSWGWPPRRAFPQLVRRSNEAVHLLSRFLLMKMEI